The Miscanthus floridulus cultivar M001 unplaced genomic scaffold, ASM1932011v1 os_2610_1_2, whole genome shotgun sequence genome contains the following window.
TCCGCTGTGCAGAAATATTGGAATTTGGATACACTTTTGCGGGAAAGAATTGATGGAGTTCGTATCCGGCCGGTAGTCCATATCAGCAGGCGAGAAACCTCCCAAAGAAACTACAAGTATATATATCTCTCGCTAACACTTAGGCCACTGGCTACGACGACGAAAACGAGCCATGGCCAGCCTCGTGAGCAAAGTGTCGAGCGCCGTGGCCGCCTGCGCGCGCCGCCTCACTCGCCGCCTCCTCCGCGCGCGAGGGCTCCAGTGGGGCGGCTGCCGCAGTGTCTGCCTCGGAAGGCAGCTCGTGCTAGCTGACGGTGGCGGCAACAACGACGCCGGCGATCGTCGCGAGGAGGATGGCCAAGGACAAGATGCCCTGTGGCGCCGGGCGATCCTGATGGGGCAGCGCTGCGAGCCACTCGACTTTCCCGGCGCCATCCACTACGACAGCTTCGGCCGGCGGGTCCAGTCGCCCCGCTGCTGCAGCAGGAGGAAGGCGGCGGGCGCGCTGTTCTGCCGCTCGTCGGACGCCGTAGACGACGCCGTCACTGCAGCCTCAGCCAAGGAAGCATACTACGCCTACCTGGCTACTGATCAACACTGATGATTTATGTTTATAGGATGATGCCATTGCCATGCATGTGTTTCCATGGCCGCGTTGCGTTTCTTGACCGGCCGATTGTTGGCGTGCATGTGTTGCTTGTGTAAATTCCTTCAACCTTTTTTTTTTCTGCAATGCTAGACATATGTCGGCAGCTGTAGAAACTTATGATGCTAATTCATTTTTtaggaaagaaataaaaaaatggaGAAGGGCGAGCTTGTGCAagcagtagagtcttaccgcctgtgaccgaaagtttccgggttcgagtcgcggtctcctcgcattgcacaggcgagggtaaggcttgccactgacacccttccctagaccccgtaCAGAGCAagagctctctacactgggtacgccctttttaaattaaaaaaaaaaattggcatgCC
Protein-coding sequences here:
- the LOC136535174 gene encoding uncharacterized protein, translated to MASLVSKVSSAVAACARRLTRRLLRARGLQWGGCRSVCLGRQLVLADGGGNNDAGDRREEDGQGQDALWRRAILMGQRCEPLDFPGAIHYDSFGRRVQSPRCCSRRKAAGALFCRSSDAVDDAVTAASAKEAYYAYLATDQH